The following coding sequences are from one Streptomyces sp. NBC_01485 window:
- a CDS encoding PrsW family intramembrane metalloprotease, which yields MAISPPFPPYPPQPGGAPQDGVLRHAHWWQRRWVRYGALITLLALSGLVILALVRQQTGTEGFLVGLGLAVLPVPLLIAAFRWLDRVEPGPWRNLVFAFAWGACAAALIAIVANSFATRWIATATADPSSADTLGATVIAPIVEESAKAAAVLLVFLFRRRDFTGIVDGVVVAGVTATGFAFTENILYLGTAFGTDQLTGDSGIASVTAATFFVRVIMSPFAHPLFTVLTGIGFGVAALSGDRQRVRRVLLPPAGLLLAMGMHALWNGSSTFGDFGFFAVYAAFMVPAFGLLTWLVVWTRQRELRTVREELPAYAAAGWLTPAEPFALGSMRARRLARVYAGRHLGKPAARAVAQYEAYATSLAFLRHRGRRGRAGADFLVRERELLNELWRRKDVARPALAHAARMTAPPVRVTAPPWPVYGVYGYSQGQAQMPGHGQGQVPGQAYGYGYGYPAGHGYGYPAQPYPASNPYQS from the coding sequence GTGGCCATCAGTCCCCCGTTTCCGCCCTATCCGCCGCAGCCCGGCGGCGCGCCCCAGGACGGCGTGCTCAGGCACGCGCACTGGTGGCAGCGCAGGTGGGTGCGGTACGGGGCGCTCATCACGCTGCTCGCGCTGTCCGGGCTGGTCATCCTCGCGCTGGTGCGGCAGCAGACCGGCACCGAGGGTTTCCTGGTCGGCCTCGGGCTCGCGGTGCTGCCGGTGCCGCTGCTCATAGCCGCCTTCCGCTGGCTGGACCGGGTCGAACCCGGGCCCTGGCGGAACCTGGTCTTCGCCTTCGCCTGGGGTGCGTGCGCGGCGGCGCTGATCGCCATCGTCGCCAACAGCTTCGCCACCCGGTGGATAGCGACGGCGACCGCCGACCCGTCCAGCGCGGACACCCTCGGGGCGACGGTCATAGCGCCCATCGTCGAGGAGTCCGCCAAGGCCGCCGCCGTCCTCCTCGTGTTCCTGTTCCGCAGGCGGGACTTCACCGGGATCGTCGACGGCGTGGTCGTCGCCGGGGTCACCGCCACCGGCTTCGCGTTCACCGAGAACATCCTCTACCTCGGCACCGCCTTCGGCACCGACCAGCTCACCGGCGACAGCGGCATCGCCTCCGTCACCGCCGCGACGTTCTTCGTACGCGTCATCATGTCGCCGTTCGCTCACCCCCTGTTCACCGTCCTGACCGGCATCGGCTTCGGCGTCGCGGCGCTCTCCGGGGACCGTCAGCGGGTGCGGCGCGTGCTGCTGCCGCCGGCCGGGCTGCTCCTCGCGATGGGCATGCACGCGCTGTGGAACGGCTCCTCGACGTTCGGCGATTTCGGGTTCTTCGCGGTGTACGCGGCGTTCATGGTGCCCGCGTTCGGGCTGCTGACCTGGCTGGTGGTGTGGACGCGCCAACGCGAGCTGCGCACCGTACGCGAGGAACTGCCCGCCTACGCGGCCGCCGGCTGGCTCACCCCGGCCGAGCCGTTCGCGCTCGGCTCGATGCGGGCCCGGCGGCTGGCCCGCGTGTACGCAGGCCGGCACCTGGGCAAACCGGCGGCGCGGGCGGTCGCGCAGTACGAGGCGTACGCGACGTCCCTGGCGTTCCTGCGCCACCGCGGCCGACGCGGGCGGGCAGGCGCCGACTTCCTCGTCCGGGAACGGGAGTTGCTGAACGAGCTGTGGCGACGCAAGGACGTCGCCCGCCCCGCACTGGCCCACGCCGCCCGCATGACGGCCCCACCGGTCCGCGTGACCGCGCCGCCCTGGCCGGTGTACGGGGTGTACGGGTACAGCCAGGGGCAGGCGCAGATGCCGGGGCACGGTCAGGGGCAGGTGCCGGGTCAGGCGTACGGGTACGGCTACGGGTATCCCGCAGGACACGGCTACGGGTATCCCGCACAGCCGTACCCGGCCTCCAACCCCTACCAGTCGTAA
- the lhgO gene encoding L-2-hydroxyglutarate oxidase, whose product MHYRSREVVHVSEVAHDCDVLVVGGGIVGLSTAYAITRAAPGTRVTVLEKEPGVARHQTGRNSGVIHSGIYYPPGSLKARYAVRGAAEMTKFCAEYGIAHSVTGKLIVATDRAELPRLHALVQRGRENGIPVRELGAAQIAEYEPEVRGLAAIHVRTTGICDYTAVARQLGQASGAEIRYGAQVVQVDRRPERGVAVRTARGDVVRGRVLVNCAGLYCDEVARLTGDEPEVRIVPFRGEYYELARPELVRGLVYPVPDPAFPFLGVHLTRGIDGGVHIGPNAVPALAREGYGWGVVRPGEAMATAAWPGVWRMGRRHWRYGVGELRRSVSKAAFADAVRRLLPAVEDGDLVRAQAGVRAQAVLRDGTLVDDFLIREGPRAVHVLNAPSPAATASLPIGREVARRALEALRTLGAS is encoded by the coding sequence GTGCACTATCGAAGCCGGGAGGTGGTGCATGTGTCGGAGGTCGCCCATGACTGTGATGTGCTCGTGGTCGGCGGCGGGATCGTCGGGCTGTCCACGGCGTATGCGATCACGCGTGCCGCGCCGGGCACGCGGGTGACGGTGCTGGAGAAGGAACCCGGGGTGGCCCGGCACCAGACGGGGCGCAACAGCGGGGTCATCCACAGCGGGATCTACTACCCGCCGGGGTCCCTGAAGGCGCGGTACGCGGTGCGCGGCGCGGCCGAGATGACGAAGTTCTGCGCGGAATACGGCATCGCCCACTCGGTCACCGGCAAGCTGATCGTCGCCACGGACCGCGCGGAGCTGCCTCGGCTGCACGCGCTCGTGCAGCGCGGCCGGGAGAACGGCATTCCGGTGCGGGAGCTGGGCGCCGCCCAGATCGCGGAGTACGAACCCGAGGTGCGGGGCCTCGCCGCCATACACGTCCGCACGACCGGGATCTGCGACTACACGGCCGTCGCCCGGCAACTGGGCCAGGCGTCCGGGGCGGAGATCCGGTACGGCGCCCAGGTCGTACAGGTCGACCGGCGGCCGGAGCGCGGGGTGGCGGTGCGCACCGCGCGCGGGGACGTCGTCCGGGGGCGGGTCCTGGTGAACTGCGCCGGGCTGTACTGCGACGAGGTCGCCCGGCTGACGGGGGACGAGCCCGAGGTGCGGATCGTGCCGTTCCGGGGCGAGTACTACGAGCTGGCCCGGCCGGAGCTGGTGCGCGGGCTGGTGTATCCGGTGCCCGATCCGGCGTTCCCGTTCCTCGGGGTGCATCTGACCAGGGGCATCGACGGGGGCGTGCACATCGGGCCCAACGCCGTGCCGGCGCTGGCCCGGGAGGGGTACGGGTGGGGCGTCGTACGGCCCGGGGAGGCGATGGCGACGGCGGCGTGGCCCGGGGTGTGGCGCATGGGGCGGCGGCACTGGCGGTACGGGGTCGGGGAGCTGCGGCGGTCGGTGTCGAAGGCGGCGTTCGCGGACGCGGTGCGCCGGCTGCTGCCGGCGGTGGAGGACGGGGATCTGGTGCGGGCGCAGGCCGGGGTACGGGCGCAGGCGGTGCTGCGGGACGGCACGCTGGTGGACGACTTCCTGATCCGGGAGGGCCCGCGCGCGGTGCACGTGCTGAACGCGCCCTCGCCGGCGGCCACGGCCTCGCTGCCGATCGGGCGGGAGGTGGCCCGAAGAGCGTTGGAAGCACTGAGGACACTGGGGGCCTCGTGA
- a CDS encoding MFS transporter, whose translation MSREQRGPNEKLGAVLALAGISNAGLARRVNDLGAQRGLTLRYDKTSVARWVSKGMVPQGAAPHLIAAAIGQKLGRPVPLHEIGLADADPAPEVGLAFPRDVNQAVRSATELYRLDLAGRRAGSGGIWQSLAGSFAVSAYATPASRWLITPADSSVARDVHLLEGAGAPLKVGHSDVQKLREAAEDARRWDSKYGGGDWRSSMVPECLRVEAAPLLLGSYSDEVGRALFGASAELTRLAGWMAFDTGQQEAAQRYYIQALRLARAAADVPLGGYVLASMSLQATYRGFGDEGVDLAQAALERNRGLATARTMSFFRLVEARAHARAGDAQAAGAALKAAESWLERARDGDHDPSWLGFYSYDRFAADAAECYRDLKAPRQVRRFTEQALSQPTEEFVRSHGLRLVVSAVAELESGNLDAACEQGVRAVEVAGRISSARTTEYVKDLLHRLEPYGDEPRVVELRERARPLLMTPA comes from the coding sequence ATGTCCAGGGAGCAACGCGGGCCGAACGAAAAACTCGGCGCCGTTCTCGCCCTCGCGGGAATCAGCAACGCAGGACTCGCGCGACGCGTCAACGATCTTGGCGCTCAACGCGGGTTGACTCTTCGCTACGACAAGACGTCCGTGGCGCGCTGGGTGTCGAAGGGCATGGTGCCGCAGGGCGCCGCGCCCCACCTCATCGCGGCCGCCATAGGGCAGAAGCTCGGCCGCCCGGTGCCGCTCCACGAGATCGGTCTGGCGGACGCGGATCCCGCGCCCGAAGTGGGCCTCGCCTTCCCCAGGGACGTCAACCAGGCCGTGCGCTCGGCAACCGAGCTCTACCGCCTCGACCTCGCCGGCCGCCGGGCCGGTTCCGGGGGCATCTGGCAGTCGCTGGCCGGATCCTTCGCAGTAAGCGCGTACGCGACGCCCGCCTCACGGTGGCTGATAACCCCGGCCGACAGTTCGGTGGCACGTGACGTCCACCTCCTGGAGGGGGCCGGCGCGCCGCTCAAAGTCGGCCACAGTGATGTGCAGAAGCTGCGGGAGGCCGCCGAGGACGCCAGACGCTGGGACTCCAAGTACGGGGGCGGGGACTGGCGTTCGTCCATGGTCCCGGAGTGCCTGCGGGTGGAGGCGGCGCCGCTGCTGCTCGGCTCGTACTCCGACGAGGTCGGCCGCGCCCTGTTCGGGGCGAGCGCCGAACTGACCCGGCTGGCCGGGTGGATGGCCTTCGACACCGGTCAGCAGGAGGCCGCGCAGCGGTACTACATCCAGGCGCTGCGACTGGCCCGCGCGGCGGCGGACGTCCCCCTCGGGGGGTACGTGCTGGCCTCCATGTCCCTCCAGGCGACGTATCGCGGCTTCGGCGACGAGGGCGTCGATCTCGCGCAGGCCGCCCTGGAGCGCAACCGGGGGCTGGCCACGGCCCGCACGATGAGCTTCTTCCGGCTCGTCGAGGCACGCGCGCACGCCCGCGCGGGGGACGCGCAGGCCGCCGGGGCGGCGCTCAAGGCCGCCGAGAGCTGGCTGGAGCGGGCGCGTGACGGCGATCACGATCCGTCCTGGCTCGGCTTCTACTCGTACGACCGTTTCGCCGCCGACGCGGCGGAGTGCTACCGCGATCTGAAGGCGCCGCGCCAGGTGCGGAGGTTCACCGAGCAGGCGTTGTCGCAGCCGACGGAGGAGTTCGTGCGGTCGCACGGGTTGCGGCTCGTCGTTTCGGCGGTCGCCGAACTGGAGTCGGGGAATCTTGACGCGGCCTGTGAGCAGGGGGTTCGGGCCGTGGAGGTGGCTGGGCGGATCTCTTCCGCCCGGACGACGGAGTACGTGAAGGATCTTCTCCATCGGCTGGAGCCGTACGGTGATGAGCCTCGGGTGGTGGAGTTGCGGGAGCGGGCCCGGCCGTTACTGATGACGCCGGCCTGA
- a CDS encoding aldo/keto reductase yields the protein MTTSSSLRKLGSSDLEVFPLSLGGNVFGWTADETASFAVLDAYAAAGGNFIDTADAYSAWAPGNSGGESETIIGRWAKARGNRDKLVIATKVSQHPEYQGLSAANIKAAADASLRRLDTDHIDLYYTHFDKTEVPVDEIIGALDELVKAGKVRHIAASNISPERLQESLEFSDREGLARYVALQPHYNLVSRDTYEGALQDVASRAGLAAVPYFALASGFLTGKYRPGTTVDSARAEGAAKHLDSERGIRVLTALDEIAQAHDAQVATVALAWLGAQPTVAAPIASARTVEQLPALLAVAELELTETEITRLTQASA from the coding sequence ATGACTACTTCGTCTTCGCTTCGCAAGCTCGGTTCCTCCGATCTCGAGGTCTTCCCGCTCTCCCTCGGCGGCAACGTCTTCGGCTGGACAGCCGACGAGACGGCCTCCTTCGCCGTCCTGGACGCCTACGCGGCGGCCGGCGGCAACTTCATCGACACCGCCGACGCCTACTCGGCCTGGGCGCCGGGCAACAGCGGCGGTGAGTCCGAGACCATCATCGGCAGGTGGGCCAAGGCGCGCGGCAACCGCGACAAGCTCGTCATCGCCACCAAGGTCAGCCAGCACCCCGAGTACCAGGGCCTGAGCGCCGCCAACATCAAGGCCGCCGCCGACGCCTCCCTGCGCCGTCTCGACACCGACCACATCGACCTCTACTACACGCACTTCGACAAGACCGAGGTCCCGGTCGACGAGATCATCGGTGCGCTCGACGAACTGGTGAAGGCGGGCAAGGTGCGGCACATCGCCGCCTCCAACATCTCGCCCGAACGCCTCCAGGAGTCCCTGGAGTTCTCCGACCGCGAGGGCCTGGCCCGGTACGTCGCCCTCCAGCCGCACTACAACCTGGTCTCCCGCGACACCTACGAGGGCGCACTCCAGGACGTCGCCTCCCGCGCCGGACTCGCCGCCGTCCCGTACTTCGCGCTCGCCTCCGGCTTCCTCACCGGCAAGTACCGGCCCGGTACGACGGTGGACAGCGCCCGGGCGGAGGGCGCCGCGAAGCACCTCGACTCCGAGCGGGGCATACGCGTCCTCACCGCCCTCGACGAGATCGCCCAGGCCCACGACGCCCAGGTCGCCACGGTCGCTCTGGCGTGGCTCGGCGCGCAGCCGACGGTGGCCGCGCCGATCGCGTCCGCGCGGACGGTCGAGCAACTGCCGGCGCTGCTGGCGGTGGCGGAGCTGGAACTGACGGAGACGGAGATCACGAGGCTGACCCAGGCCTCGGCCTGA
- the trmB gene encoding tRNA (guanosine(46)-N7)-methyltransferase TrmB codes for MSDSVSTPDVPQHVPQPSPDGEHHPGESVRHSRAKGEPRFPDGPRADPAGSHFERRIRSFQPRRSRVTAGQADALQRLWAQGGLDIDGHPVDLAELFGDDRPVVLEIGFGMGEATAQMAAADPDTGILAADVHTPGQGNLLNLADRGGLTNVRVANGDAIILLREMLPADSLDGLRVYFPDPWPKKRHHKRRLIQPEFLDLAATRLRPGALVHCATDWVPYAEQMLEVLTAHPDFANTRADGGFAPRPDFRPLTRFEGQGLDKGHAVNDLLFRRVQHRVRPGDR; via the coding sequence GTGTCTGATTCCGTGAGTACCCCCGACGTCCCCCAGCACGTCCCTCAGCCCTCCCCCGACGGCGAGCACCACCCGGGTGAGTCCGTTCGGCATTCCCGGGCCAAGGGGGAGCCCCGGTTCCCCGACGGGCCCAGGGCCGACCCCGCCGGGTCGCACTTCGAGCGGCGGATCCGCAGCTTCCAGCCTCGGCGCAGCCGGGTGACGGCCGGGCAGGCGGACGCGTTGCAGCGGCTGTGGGCCCAGGGGGGGCTCGACATCGACGGACACCCCGTCGACCTGGCCGAGCTGTTCGGCGACGACCGTCCGGTGGTGCTGGAGATCGGCTTCGGGATGGGCGAGGCGACCGCGCAGATGGCGGCCGCCGACCCGGACACCGGCATCCTCGCGGCGGACGTGCACACGCCAGGCCAGGGCAACCTGCTCAACCTCGCCGACCGGGGCGGGCTGACCAACGTCCGGGTCGCCAACGGCGACGCGATCATCCTGCTGCGCGAGATGCTGCCGGCGGACTCGCTCGACGGACTGCGCGTCTACTTCCCCGACCCCTGGCCGAAGAAGCGCCACCACAAGCGGCGCCTGATCCAGCCGGAGTTCCTCGACCTGGCCGCGACGCGGCTGAGACCGGGCGCGCTCGTGCACTGCGCCACGGACTGGGTGCCGTACGCGGAGCAGATGCTGGAGGTGCTCACCGCGCACCCCGACTTCGCGAACACCCGGGCCGACGGCGGGTTCGCGCCCCGGCCCGATTTCCGGCCACTGACCCGTTTCGAGGGACAGGGGCTGGACAAGGGGCACGCGGTGAACGATCTGCTCTTCCGTCGCGTACAGCATCGCGTCCGGCCCGGGGATCGCTGA
- a CDS encoding M23 family metallopeptidase, with product MASNRPAPEAPFVPSQPSGETFGYGTHRTDEGPWEEWNPTAETIRPVRGKHRVAKQRGGGFARSSTVLGVGVIAAVSAGGMASANTGKAPVSISMPDLPNVGSLISDDEPAQDAAPALASFGSETTTDDTSSSQATADAGEALRSRIMAQAESQQTQIETKAKAAAEAAAAKAQADAVAKAEKEAKAKADAAKEKAAAAAKEKAETARLAELATQYTLPTSSYTITSTFGQSGSMWSSGYHTGLDFAAPTGTLIKAVHSGTITEAGWAGSYGYRTILTLDDGTEIWFCHQSSISVSVGQQVGTGDVIGRVGATGNVTGPHLHLEVHPNGSSNGVDPGAWLRSVGLNP from the coding sequence GTGGCGTCCAACCGGCCTGCCCCAGAAGCCCCGTTCGTGCCCAGTCAGCCTTCCGGCGAGACCTTCGGCTACGGCACCCACCGCACCGACGAGGGCCCCTGGGAGGAATGGAACCCCACCGCGGAGACCATTCGCCCGGTTCGCGGCAAGCACCGCGTCGCCAAGCAGCGCGGCGGCGGGTTCGCCCGCAGCTCCACCGTCCTCGGCGTCGGCGTCATAGCCGCCGTCAGCGCGGGCGGCATGGCCAGCGCCAACACCGGCAAGGCGCCGGTCTCCATCTCCATGCCGGACCTGCCGAACGTCGGCTCGCTCATCTCCGACGACGAGCCCGCCCAGGACGCCGCACCGGCCCTCGCGAGCTTTGGCTCCGAGACGACGACCGACGACACCAGCAGCAGCCAGGCCACCGCCGACGCCGGCGAGGCCCTGCGCAGCCGGATCATGGCGCAGGCCGAGTCGCAGCAGACCCAGATCGAGACCAAGGCCAAGGCCGCCGCCGAGGCAGCCGCGGCCAAGGCTCAGGCCGACGCCGTCGCCAAGGCCGAGAAGGAGGCGAAGGCCAAGGCCGACGCCGCCAAGGAGAAGGCCGCCGCGGCCGCCAAGGAGAAGGCCGAGACCGCGCGCCTGGCCGAGCTCGCCACGCAGTACACGCTGCCGACCTCCTCGTACACCATCACCTCGACGTTCGGTCAGTCCGGCTCCATGTGGTCCTCCGGCTACCACACCGGCCTCGACTTCGCCGCTCCCACCGGCACACTCATCAAGGCCGTCCACAGCGGCACCATCACCGAGGCGGGCTGGGCCGGTTCCTACGGCTACCGCACCATCCTGACGCTGGACGACGGTACCGAGATCTGGTTCTGCCACCAGTCCTCGATCAGCGTCAGTGTCGGCCAGCAGGTCGGCACCGGTGACGTGATCGGCCGCGTCGGCGCGACGGGCAACGTGACCGGGCCGCACCTCCACCTCGAGGTCCACCCGAACGGCAGCTCCAACGGCGTCGACCCGGGCGCCTGGCTGCGCAGTGTGGGCCTCAACCCCTGA